The following proteins are co-located in the Chryseobacterium daecheongense genome:
- the rluF gene encoding 23S rRNA pseudouridine(2604) synthase RluF gives MEKTRINKYLSEVGFCSRRAADKLLEEGRIKINGQIPELGTKISDEDVVEVDGKPIRETEEKPVYIAFNKPIGIVCTTDTKREKNNIVDYINHPKRIFPIGRLDKPSEGLILLTSDGDIVNKILRARNNHEKEYLVRVDKPINPRFLEKMRNGVPILDTVTKKCEVEKVDDMTFRIVLTQGLNRQIRRMCEYLGYEVKKLKRMRIMNIKLDLPVGKWRDLTDEELSALNKLLEDSSKTVD, from the coding sequence ATGGAAAAGACACGGATTAATAAATATTTATCAGAAGTTGGTTTCTGCTCAAGAAGAGCGGCAGATAAATTACTGGAAGAAGGGAGAATAAAAATCAACGGGCAGATTCCTGAATTGGGAACGAAAATTTCCGACGAAGATGTTGTGGAAGTAGACGGTAAACCGATCCGGGAAACAGAAGAAAAACCTGTTTATATTGCTTTTAATAAACCAATTGGTATTGTTTGTACCACAGATACAAAAAGAGAAAAAAATAATATTGTAGATTATATCAATCATCCTAAAAGAATTTTTCCGATTGGTAGGTTGGACAAACCTAGTGAAGGCCTAATACTTCTAACCAGTGACGGGGATATTGTTAACAAAATTTTAAGGGCCAGGAACAATCACGAAAAGGAATATCTTGTAAGAGTCGATAAGCCGATTAATCCGAGATTTTTGGAGAAAATGAGAAATGGAGTTCCCATCCTGGATACCGTGACTAAGAAATGTGAAGTAGAAAAAGTAGATGATATGACGTTCAGAATTGTTCTTACCCAAGGCCTCAACAGGCAGATTCGCAGAATGTGTGAATATTTGGGCTACGAAGTGAAAAAACTTAAAAGGATGCGTATCATGAATATCAAGCTGGATTTACCTGTAGGAAAATGGAGAGATCTTACCGATGAGGAGCTATCCGCTTTGAACAAGTTGCTCGAAGACTCCAGTAAAACGGTAGATTAA
- a CDS encoding MerR family transcriptional regulator: MKINLPDKLYYSIGEVAKAFDVNTSLIRYWEQEFPIIKPKKNKKGNRYFTPEDIKNLQIIYHLVKEKGYTLDGAKIALATNSKISETITIIDRLEFVKAELLKLKESLVEKDSE; encoded by the coding sequence ATGAAGATAAATTTACCCGATAAGCTGTATTATTCAATAGGAGAAGTTGCTAAAGCATTTGATGTAAACACTTCATTAATACGTTATTGGGAGCAGGAATTCCCTATTATCAAACCTAAAAAAAACAAGAAAGGTAACCGGTACTTCACCCCTGAGGATATTAAAAACCTGCAGATCATTTACCATCTGGTGAAAGAAAAAGGTTACACGCTGGATGGAGCAAAGATCGCTTTGGCAACAAACAGTAAAATATCCGAGACCATTACTATTATCGACCGTCTGGAATTCGTAAAAGCTGAATTACTGAAATTAAAAGAATCTTTAGTAGAAAAAGACTCTGAATAA
- a CDS encoding helix-hairpin-helix domain-containing protein, whose protein sequence is MKRSYYQKIAFLGILLLILFIFQEYTSKEKENFPEIKFVSEENASLYLTEFNPNDLNEKQWQSLGFSSKQVLTILNYKKIVGGEFTSKEQLQKCYAISKEKFSEISPYIMLPNDHKGIKNDRSGVPDKKTITVSGTFNPDHLSEKEWENMGFSPRQAQAILKYKAYLGGSFVSKEKLKACFIINDENYRLLAPHLLLPEKTPENLKNISKSTEQKPRIYLRFFDPNTLNTAGWQSLGFSEKQALTIVNYRDRNLKGRFNTYQDIQKCFVISQEKFEELKPYIKIKDQQNDEKKNQIIQQKTDFASTDLNQITFKQLLEFGLDEKSAGSIIGFRKKLGGFVTKQQILETYNIDTDLVQKLISICKLDSSGITKYTLVDAPEEWLKNHPYFRYSADKIIYYRVSNPEDKKIWKFLKLKPEYETRMKLYLK, encoded by the coding sequence ATGAAAAGAAGCTACTATCAAAAGATTGCATTTTTAGGTATACTGCTGCTCATATTATTCATCTTCCAGGAGTATACCAGTAAAGAAAAAGAAAATTTCCCCGAAATAAAGTTTGTGTCGGAGGAAAACGCTTCATTGTATTTAACCGAATTTAATCCTAATGACCTTAACGAAAAACAGTGGCAAAGCCTTGGATTTTCTTCAAAACAGGTATTAACGATACTAAACTATAAGAAAATTGTTGGTGGAGAATTTACTTCTAAAGAACAATTACAAAAATGCTACGCTATTTCCAAGGAGAAATTTTCAGAGATCAGTCCATACATTATGCTCCCAAATGACCATAAGGGTATAAAAAATGATAGATCGGGAGTGCCTGATAAAAAAACAATTACCGTCTCCGGAACATTCAATCCGGATCACCTTTCTGAAAAAGAATGGGAGAATATGGGATTCAGCCCGAGACAGGCCCAAGCGATTTTGAAATACAAAGCTTATCTGGGAGGTAGTTTTGTAAGTAAAGAAAAATTAAAAGCCTGCTTTATAATCAATGATGAAAACTATCGATTATTAGCACCACATCTGCTTTTACCGGAAAAAACACCTGAAAATTTAAAAAACATTTCTAAGAGTACTGAGCAAAAGCCTCGTATTTATCTCCGTTTTTTTGATCCTAATACTTTAAACACAGCAGGATGGCAATCTCTTGGTTTTTCCGAAAAGCAGGCATTAACTATAGTTAATTACAGAGATAGAAATTTAAAGGGACGTTTTAATACCTATCAGGATATTCAGAAATGTTTCGTCATTTCTCAGGAAAAGTTTGAAGAATTAAAACCCTATATTAAAATCAAAGATCAGCAAAATGATGAAAAAAAGAATCAAATCATTCAGCAAAAAACAGATTTCGCATCTACTGATTTAAATCAAATTACTTTTAAACAGCTTCTGGAATTCGGACTTGATGAAAAAAGTGCAGGATCAATTATTGGTTTCAGAAAAAAACTGGGCGGATTCGTTACCAAACAGCAAATCCTGGAAACTTACAATATAGATACAGATCTTGTGCAGAAATTAATTTCAATTTGTAAGCTTGATTCGTCCGGCATCACAAAATATACACTTGTGGACGCGCCGGAAGAATGGTTAAAGAACCATCCTTATTTCAGATACTCTGCAGATAAGATTATTTATTACCGTGTGAGCAATCCCGAAGACAAAAAAATATGGAAGTTTCTGAAATTAAAGCCAGAATATGAGACAAGGATGAAATTATATCTGAAATGA
- a CDS encoding copper resistance protein NlpE N-terminal domain-containing protein, which produces MKNLFLAAACASFIGFTSCSTMKNQKENTSVTKTSTFVPGVYKGNIPSGSSKQNVEITFKDDNTFALSETFPGSTTPMSSTGTWKYYKDTNKVILKYSNIADRVTTFSIVNDKTIQMHSGSAWTKETAGTEYNLVRQ; this is translated from the coding sequence ATGAAAAATTTATTTCTCGCAGCAGCTTGCGCATCATTCATCGGATTTACTTCTTGCAGTACAATGAAAAATCAAAAGGAAAATACTTCGGTAACTAAAACTTCTACTTTTGTACCAGGAGTTTATAAAGGAAATATCCCTTCAGGAAGCTCAAAACAGAATGTTGAAATCACTTTCAAAGATGATAATACTTTCGCTTTGTCTGAAACTTTTCCTGGTAGTACAACTCCAATGTCAAGTACAGGGACTTGGAAGTATTACAAAGACACCAATAAGGTAATTTTAAAGTATTCAAATATTGCAGACCGTGTAACAACCTTCTCAATTGTCAATGATAAAACAATTCAAATGCATAGCGGAAGCGCATGGACAAAAGAAACAGCAGGAACAGAATATAATCTTGTTCGTCAGTAA
- the ccoG gene encoding cytochrome c oxidase accessory protein CcoG — protein sequence MNTGTKPEKVIAIENEAFRNSVGTMDDTGKRKWVFPRKPKGKYTNYRNYTSYILLALFFILPFVTINHNPFLLINVIDRKFFIVGQPFYLQDFFILALGAVTSVIFVMLFTVVFGRIFCGWLCPQTLFMEMVFRKIEYWIEGDRNKQMKLDRQEWNSEKIRKRSLKWSVFLLVSLIISHFMFMYIVGYREVFKIMSEGPAEHSLKFIVMLSFTAVFYFTFAWLREQVCTLVCPYGRLQGVLIDKQTINVYYDFKRGENRSKWKNGEDRKSEGKGDCIDCQQCVVVCPTGIDIRNGQQLECINCTACIDACDEVMEKIGLPKGLVRYATEAEIENQSRFIFTSRMKVTTVFLALLIGFLGFLMYDRGSMEAKFIKPAGSTFFTKNGKITNTFIYTFLNKTNEKKVLTIKVISPKNGEITFFGSDKIVLKGDQILKGNINITFPEKDIRFSKQNIVIAVLDEKGKIVDTFETTFEGPFKLLL from the coding sequence ATGAATACAGGCACCAAACCCGAAAAGGTTATAGCAATAGAGAATGAAGCTTTCAGAAATTCTGTGGGAACAATGGATGATACAGGAAAAAGAAAATGGGTGTTCCCCCGCAAACCCAAGGGGAAATATACCAATTACAGAAATTACACCAGCTATATCCTGCTTGCTTTGTTTTTTATTCTACCTTTCGTAACCATTAATCATAACCCTTTTCTTCTGATTAATGTTATCGACAGAAAATTTTTCATTGTGGGGCAACCTTTTTATCTCCAGGATTTTTTTATTCTGGCTCTGGGCGCTGTTACTTCTGTCATATTTGTTATGCTTTTTACAGTAGTTTTCGGACGAATATTCTGTGGCTGGCTTTGTCCGCAAACTCTTTTTATGGAGATGGTTTTCAGAAAAATAGAATATTGGATCGAAGGTGACCGTAATAAGCAAATGAAGCTGGACCGACAGGAATGGAATAGTGAAAAAATAAGAAAGAGGAGTCTGAAATGGTCGGTATTCCTTTTGGTTTCGTTAATTATCAGTCATTTCATGTTCATGTATATTGTAGGATACAGAGAGGTTTTTAAAATCATGAGTGAAGGCCCTGCAGAACATTCTTTGAAATTCATTGTTATGCTTTCTTTTACAGCTGTTTTTTATTTTACTTTCGCATGGCTCCGTGAGCAGGTATGTACATTGGTATGCCCCTACGGACGCTTACAGGGAGTTCTTATTGATAAACAAACCATCAATGTATATTATGATTTTAAAAGAGGTGAAAACCGTTCCAAATGGAAAAACGGTGAAGACCGAAAATCAGAAGGAAAAGGAGATTGTATCGATTGCCAGCAATGTGTCGTGGTTTGCCCTACAGGAATAGACATCAGAAATGGCCAACAGCTTGAATGTATTAATTGCACGGCGTGCATTGATGCCTGTGATGAAGTAATGGAAAAAATAGGTCTTCCAAAAGGATTGGTTCGCTACGCAACTGAAGCTGAAATTGAAAACCAATCCAGGTTTATTTTTACCTCCAGAATGAAAGTCACTACGGTTTTTCTGGCATTATTAATCGGTTTTCTTGGTTTTCTAATGTATGACCGTGGATCTATGGAGGCCAAATTTATTAAACCTGCCGGATCCACTTTCTTTACAAAAAATGGAAAAATAACGAATACATTTATTTATACTTTTTTAAACAAAACCAATGAGAAAAAGGTTTTAACAATAAAAGTAATAAGTCCTAAAAATGGCGAGATCACTTTTTTTGGTTCAGATAAAATTGTATTAAAGGGAGATCAGATCTTAAAAGGTAACATTAATATTACATTTCCTGAAAAAGACATCCGATTTTCCAAACAGAATATTGTGATTGCTGTACTTGATGAAAAAGGCAAAATTGTGGATACTTTTGAAACAACTTTTGAAGGACCTTTCAAACTATTGTTGTAG
- a CDS encoding AraC family transcriptional regulator gives MNSISVLHIDLFQSGKNASDFYFNTMKDHLVSSHKHIEKPHRHDFYVTVLFTKGTGIHEVDFHRYDVSEGSMFFLSPGQVHSWELSEDTDGYIFFLSQEFYDMHYINQHLRNFPFFSSVNFSRKLQLEKKYLNPMVGLFEEIQNEYYSHNLMKEGLILSVITKMYITSSRLFSKEYNTFNSPVSISYLKHYQDFETLLEEHFTKEKSISFYASLLDISPKHLNRITQTMVQKTTTEVITERVMLEAKRMLMYLSESLVEIAFRLGYEEYSYFVRVFRKTSGITPTQFIQKYKS, from the coding sequence TTGAATTCTATATCTGTACTTCATATTGATCTTTTTCAGTCCGGGAAAAATGCTTCGGATTTTTATTTCAATACAATGAAAGATCATTTGGTCAGCAGCCATAAACATATTGAGAAGCCCCATCGGCATGATTTTTACGTAACGGTGCTTTTTACAAAAGGGACAGGAATTCATGAAGTCGATTTTCACAGGTATGATGTCTCAGAGGGAAGCATGTTTTTTCTATCACCCGGTCAGGTCCACAGCTGGGAACTTTCGGAAGACACGGACGGGTATATTTTTTTCTTATCTCAGGAATTTTATGATATGCATTATATCAATCAGCATCTGAGAAACTTCCCTTTTTTTAGTTCGGTGAATTTTTCAAGAAAGCTTCAGCTTGAAAAAAAATACCTGAACCCAATGGTTGGTTTGTTTGAAGAGATTCAGAATGAGTATTATTCTCATAACCTTATGAAGGAGGGGCTGATACTTTCAGTGATTACAAAAATGTATATCACCTCATCAAGGTTGTTTTCTAAAGAATACAATACTTTTAATTCCCCGGTTAGTATTTCATATTTAAAGCACTATCAGGATTTTGAGACTTTACTCGAAGAACATTTCACAAAAGAAAAATCGATTTCATTTTATGCTTCTTTGCTGGATATTTCTCCTAAACACCTGAACAGAATTACGCAGACTATGGTTCAGAAAACGACTACAGAAGTTATTACTGAAAGGGTAATGCTGGAAGCAAAACGGATGCTGATGTATTTAAGCGAAAGTCTTGTTGAGATTGCCTTCAGATTGGGGTATGAAGAATATTCTTATTTTGTAAGGGTATTCCGGAAAACTTCCGGAATAACCCCGACTCAGTTTATTCAAAAGTATAAATCATAA